From a single Nocardioides panacis genomic region:
- a CDS encoding YhjD/YihY/BrkB family envelope integrity protein encodes MLNLPSDDLAALSLRLWGSFLGRCARRFLSMEGIDRCIVLSSQCFTALIPLLILVSTLAPAGAEDIVSRTLITKFGLEGSAAAAVEQLFTTPEGATSSLSVFSAFLVVISGVSFTRRIQKMYRAAWDEPAAGVRSNLFAALGLLALLTEILVLYGVRSLVRHLPWDWLWMLPISATAGLVLWTSIPYLLLNRRVHWRRLLFGGAVSAVGTSVFGVATTIYMPPMVTKYTNEFGMFGITIALIGWLLAACGVLVASAAVGAEFDASRESWVVALKTRYALFDPAGDVPTVDPQAAASGLNSSDLLILFRVLVNWLILAAAVWAATAIVPGISVPGGFLTLLVVSLLLGLVNAVLGPLLHLVALPLTLLTLGTFALVVNGVLLAVTAGLTDQLDADGLGSCILGALVISVVTTVLELVLRPVVQVGKGPRTR; translated from the coding sequence GTGCTGAACCTGCCCTCCGACGACCTCGCGGCCCTGTCCCTGCGGCTGTGGGGTTCCTTCCTGGGGCGCTGCGCGCGCCGCTTCCTGTCGATGGAGGGCATCGACCGCTGCATCGTGCTGAGCTCCCAGTGCTTCACCGCCCTGATCCCGCTGCTGATCCTGGTCTCGACGCTGGCGCCCGCCGGGGCCGAGGACATCGTGTCGCGCACGTTGATCACCAAGTTCGGTCTGGAGGGGTCGGCCGCGGCCGCGGTCGAGCAGCTCTTCACCACGCCGGAGGGTGCGACGAGCAGCCTCAGCGTGTTCAGCGCGTTCCTGGTGGTGATCTCCGGTGTCTCGTTCACCCGGCGGATCCAGAAGATGTACCGCGCCGCGTGGGACGAGCCGGCCGCGGGCGTGCGCAGCAACCTGTTCGCGGCGCTGGGCCTGCTGGCCCTGCTGACCGAGATCCTGGTGCTCTACGGCGTGCGCTCCCTGGTGCGGCACCTCCCGTGGGACTGGCTGTGGATGCTGCCGATCTCGGCGACCGCCGGCCTCGTGCTCTGGACGTCGATCCCGTACCTGCTGCTCAACCGCCGCGTGCACTGGCGCCGGCTGCTCTTCGGCGGCGCCGTGTCCGCGGTCGGCACGTCGGTCTTCGGGGTGGCGACGACGATCTACATGCCGCCGATGGTCACGAAGTACACCAACGAGTTCGGGATGTTCGGGATCACCATCGCCCTGATCGGGTGGCTGCTGGCGGCCTGCGGGGTGCTCGTCGCCAGCGCCGCCGTCGGCGCCGAGTTCGACGCGTCGCGCGAGTCCTGGGTGGTGGCCCTCAAGACGAGGTACGCGCTGTTCGACCCGGCCGGCGACGTACCGACGGTGGACCCGCAGGCGGCGGCGTCCGGCCTCAACAGCAGCGACCTGCTGATCCTGTTCCGGGTCCTGGTCAACTGGCTGATCCTCGCGGCCGCGGTCTGGGCGGCCACCGCGATCGTGCCCGGCATCTCCGTGCCCGGAGGGTTCCTGACGCTCCTGGTGGTCAGCCTGCTGCTCGGCCTGGTCAACGCCGTGCTCGGGCCGCTGCTGCACCTGGTCGCGCTGCCGTTGACCCTGCTGACGCTGGGCACCTTTGCGCTCGTCGTGAACGGGGTGCTGCTCGCGGTGACCGCCGGCCTCACCGACCAGCTCGACGCGGACGGGCTGGGCAGCTGCATCCTGGGCGCCCTGGTGATCTCGGTCGTGACCACGGTGCTCGAGCTCGTCCTGCGGCCCGTGGTCCAGGTCGGGAAGGGGCCCCGGACCCGCTGA
- a CDS encoding DUF2252 domain-containing protein, with product MSGSLLAGEEKLLAPSAREHAGSPGGSWPGGRFERPTTRELRWMLGKGLRSEVPRSSHAVWETPPGRTNPVDRLVDDSVDRIPELVPLRNGRMLASPFSFYRGSASVMAADLASTPTTGIQVQLCGDAHLSNFGGYASPERHLVFDLNDFDETIPGPWEWDVKRLATSLEVAGRDRGFDERERRTAVQSACAAYRQAMREFAAMTTLQVWYSRLGSDDVRERWGEQAGPKALKRFDRQVEKAMTRDSARAAGRLTEMVDGQARITSDPPLVVPVADLLSSEEFGEFDRIVADTLRSYRRTLPASIRHLLEQFHYGDVARKVVGVGSVGTRTWALLMSGLDQEPLMLQLKEATDSALAPFTGKSRYRNQGQRVVVGQQLLQASSDVFLGWTRSLALDGLQHDFYVRQLWDWKISVDVERQSPATLAIYGQICGWTLARGHARSGDRCAIAAYLGQGDVFDLAVGDFARAYAEQNEADYLELMRAAQDGRIVIAHDA from the coding sequence ATGTCGGGATCGCTGTTGGCCGGGGAAGAGAAGCTCCTCGCACCGTCGGCCCGCGAGCACGCCGGCAGCCCGGGGGGCAGCTGGCCGGGCGGCCGGTTCGAGCGCCCGACGACCCGGGAGCTGCGGTGGATGCTGGGCAAGGGGCTGCGCTCCGAGGTGCCCCGCAGCAGCCACGCGGTCTGGGAGACGCCCCCGGGCCGGACCAACCCGGTGGACCGGCTGGTCGACGACAGCGTCGACCGGATCCCCGAGCTGGTCCCGCTGCGGAACGGGCGGATGCTCGCCTCCCCGTTCTCGTTCTACCGGGGCAGCGCCTCGGTGATGGCCGCGGACCTGGCGTCGACCCCGACGACGGGCATCCAGGTCCAGCTGTGCGGGGACGCGCACCTCTCGAACTTCGGCGGCTACGCCTCGCCCGAGCGGCACCTGGTGTTCGACCTCAACGACTTCGACGAGACCATCCCGGGACCCTGGGAGTGGGACGTCAAGCGGCTGGCCACCAGCCTCGAGGTCGCGGGCCGGGACCGGGGCTTCGACGAGCGCGAGCGACGTACGGCCGTGCAGTCCGCGTGCGCGGCCTACCGGCAGGCGATGCGGGAGTTCGCCGCGATGACCACGCTGCAGGTCTGGTACTCCCGGCTGGGCTCCGACGACGTGCGCGAGCGGTGGGGCGAGCAGGCCGGTCCCAAGGCGCTCAAGCGGTTCGACCGCCAGGTGGAGAAGGCGATGACCCGGGACAGCGCCCGTGCCGCCGGCCGGCTCACCGAGATGGTGGACGGCCAGGCCCGGATCACCAGCGACCCGCCCCTCGTCGTCCCGGTCGCGGACCTGCTGTCCAGCGAGGAGTTCGGCGAGTTCGACCGGATCGTGGCCGACACGCTGCGGAGCTACCGGCGGACCCTGCCGGCCAGCATCCGCCACCTGCTGGAGCAGTTCCACTACGGGGACGTGGCTCGCAAGGTGGTCGGGGTGGGCAGCGTCGGCACCCGGACCTGGGCCCTGCTGATGTCCGGGCTCGACCAGGAGCCGCTGATGCTGCAGCTCAAGGAGGCCACCGACTCGGCGCTGGCGCCCTTCACCGGCAAGAGCCGCTACCGCAACCAAGGGCAGCGCGTGGTGGTCGGCCAGCAGCTGCTCCAGGCCAGCTCGGACGTCTTCCTGGGCTGGACCCGGTCGTTGGCGCTGGACGGGCTGCAGCACGACTTCTACGTCCGGCAGCTGTGGGACTGGAAGATCTCGGTCGACGTGGAGCGGCAGAGCCCGGCGACGTTGGCGATCTACGGCCAGATCTGCGGCTGGACGTTGGCGCGCGGGCACGCCCGGTCGGGTGACCGTTGCGCGATCGCGGCCTACCTGGGGCAGGGCGACGTCTTCGACCTCGCCGTCGGCGACTTCGCCCGTGCCTACGCCGAGCAGAACGAGGCGGACTACCTCGAGCTCATGCGGGCCGCCCAGGACGGGCGGATCGTCATCGCGCACGACGCGTGA
- a CDS encoding helix-turn-helix transcriptional regulator has protein sequence MDRQPSSRRRPAPAEEDPAPEQAPEQASGPGWYGVPLLTGQYASRPRLTSMLDQAGSVPLVLLSAPAGTGKTSLVADWVRRSGDLDRTAWVTFEAPDEAFWPAVVGGLERLAVPTPLVSGHAPVDRQLMLSLAAALARLPERVTLVVDGYELVDKDIATDLDFLLRHSGHRLRLVFVTRCDPVLPLYRYRLEESVAELRIAELAFTDDEASDLLVRSGVTLAPASVRALNTRTGGWAVGLRFAARILAACDDPDQGVEEVTGDRGNIAEYLLGEVLNAQEPEVRELLLSTSVADTLQPGLTEELGGRAAGRTLALLTKANAFVEPVPEHDGFYRYQPFFRDMLRAELAFESPERMEDLQRRAATWFAREGLLAEAVSHYVAIGAWVDAAAEVVDELAVGELLLGGTTGPLARILADLPEELVNPAVCIVRAVLALGGGDRERFGEQVDLAEMLVPPEPGLHHRAVSLTIEVLQVVHARLLGDPGPVLALVEQVEQTMSARDNRFRVEQRPELVALVIVSRGDALACAGRLAEAYDALAAGAGVLTRPGQEGLLLEYLGRMAVLSCFGGRLTRAEALAKRSADLADGLGLPATDRPTGAAAARAWIAAQRDDLRGASDHVAAARLSAPVFDDPLADTLLTVVTAGVQAARGDVPGALAVVDQAAAGPAGRHGWMADELRVARAHLRLAAGEPDVALLEVEDVQADRSERDVALVRVEVALERGDDRLAGELLPQLLDKDAPLATQVAGWLLEASRQLRAGSSLRARSAVDRALRLASRHGLRTPFRHASADVRKLVAGDPLLQAENPWLARSPRPARATPGRSAASAPRPRDLEDEAPVVEKLTSRELEVLGHLAELLTTEEIAATMFVSVNTIRTHVRSILRKLGVSRRNAAVRRARELDLLRP, from the coding sequence ATGGACCGACAGCCGTCTTCGCGTCGTCGCCCCGCCCCGGCGGAGGAGGACCCGGCGCCGGAGCAGGCGCCGGAGCAGGCGTCCGGGCCGGGGTGGTACGGCGTCCCGCTGCTGACCGGGCAGTACGCCAGCCGTCCCCGGCTGACGTCGATGCTGGACCAGGCAGGGTCGGTGCCCCTCGTCCTGCTCAGCGCACCCGCCGGCACCGGCAAGACCTCGCTGGTGGCGGACTGGGTGCGTCGCTCCGGGGACCTGGACCGGACCGCCTGGGTCACCTTCGAGGCGCCGGACGAGGCCTTCTGGCCCGCCGTGGTCGGGGGGCTGGAGCGGCTGGCGGTGCCCACGCCGCTCGTGTCCGGCCACGCTCCCGTGGACCGGCAGCTGATGCTGTCGCTCGCCGCGGCGCTCGCGCGGCTCCCCGAGCGCGTCACCCTCGTGGTCGACGGCTACGAGCTGGTCGACAAGGACATCGCGACCGACCTCGACTTCCTGCTGCGGCACAGCGGCCACCGCCTGCGCCTGGTGTTCGTGACCCGCTGCGACCCCGTGCTGCCGCTCTACCGCTACCGGCTCGAGGAGAGCGTCGCGGAGCTGCGGATCGCCGAGCTGGCGTTCACCGACGACGAGGCGTCCGACCTGCTGGTCCGGAGCGGGGTGACGCTGGCCCCCGCCTCGGTCCGCGCGCTGAACACCCGGACCGGCGGATGGGCGGTCGGGCTGCGGTTCGCGGCGCGCATCCTCGCGGCCTGCGACGACCCCGACCAGGGGGTGGAGGAGGTCACCGGGGACCGCGGGAACATCGCGGAGTACCTGCTCGGGGAGGTCCTCAACGCCCAGGAGCCGGAGGTCCGCGAGCTCCTGCTGAGCACCAGCGTGGCGGACACGCTCCAGCCGGGGCTGACCGAGGAGCTGGGCGGCCGGGCCGCCGGACGGACCCTGGCGCTGCTCACCAAGGCCAACGCCTTCGTCGAGCCGGTGCCCGAGCACGACGGCTTCTACCGCTACCAGCCGTTCTTCCGCGACATGCTGCGCGCCGAGCTGGCGTTCGAGTCGCCGGAGCGGATGGAGGACCTCCAGCGGCGCGCGGCCACGTGGTTCGCCCGCGAGGGGCTCCTCGCCGAGGCGGTGAGCCACTACGTGGCCATCGGGGCCTGGGTGGACGCGGCGGCCGAGGTCGTGGACGAGCTGGCCGTGGGGGAGCTGCTCCTGGGCGGTACGACGGGGCCGCTGGCCCGCATCCTCGCCGACCTGCCCGAGGAGCTGGTCAACCCGGCCGTGTGCATCGTCCGCGCCGTGCTGGCGCTCGGCGGCGGGGACCGGGAGCGCTTCGGGGAGCAGGTGGACCTGGCGGAGATGCTCGTCCCGCCCGAGCCGGGACTGCACCACCGCGCCGTCTCCTTGACCATCGAGGTGCTGCAGGTCGTCCACGCCCGTCTCCTCGGGGACCCGGGGCCGGTTCTCGCCCTGGTGGAGCAGGTCGAGCAGACGATGAGCGCCCGGGACAACCGGTTCCGCGTCGAGCAGCGTCCCGAGCTGGTCGCACTGGTGATCGTGAGCAGAGGGGACGCGCTGGCGTGCGCGGGCCGGCTGGCCGAGGCCTACGACGCGTTGGCTGCGGGCGCGGGCGTGCTGACCCGGCCGGGCCAGGAGGGCCTGCTGCTGGAGTACCTGGGACGCATGGCCGTGCTCTCCTGCTTCGGGGGCCGGCTGACCCGTGCGGAGGCGCTGGCGAAGCGGTCGGCGGACCTGGCGGACGGTCTCGGTCTGCCGGCCACCGACCGGCCCACGGGGGCCGCGGCGGCACGCGCCTGGATCGCGGCCCAGCGCGACGACCTCCGGGGCGCCTCCGACCACGTCGCGGCCGCGCGCCTGTCGGCCCCGGTGTTCGACGACCCCCTCGCCGACACCCTGCTCACGGTCGTCACGGCCGGGGTCCAGGCCGCGCGGGGCGACGTGCCCGGAGCCCTCGCCGTCGTGGACCAGGCGGCCGCCGGTCCCGCCGGACGCCACGGCTGGATGGCCGACGAGCTGCGGGTGGCGCGGGCGCACCTCCGGCTGGCCGCCGGCGAGCCGGACGTGGCGCTGCTCGAGGTGGAGGACGTGCAGGCCGACCGCAGCGAGCGGGACGTGGCGCTCGTGCGGGTCGAGGTGGCCCTGGAGCGCGGGGACGACCGGTTGGCGGGCGAGCTGCTGCCGCAGCTGCTCGACAAGGACGCACCCCTCGCGACCCAGGTCGCGGGCTGGCTGCTGGAGGCGTCCCGGCAGCTGCGCGCGGGCTCGTCGCTGCGCGCCAGGTCGGCGGTGGACCGGGCGCTCCGGCTGGCCTCCCGGCACGGGCTCCGGACGCCCTTCCGGCACGCCTCGGCCGACGTCAGGAAGCTGGTCGCCGGCGACCCCCTGCTGCAGGCCGAGAACCCCTGGCTGGCCCGGTCCCCGCGACCGGCACGCGCCACGCCGGGGCGATCAGCCGCGTCGGCGCCGCGGCCGCGGGACCTCGAGGACGAGGCACCCGTGGTCGAGAAGCTGACCAGCCGGGAGCTCGAGGTCCTCGGGCACCTCGCCGAGCTGCTGACGACCGAGGAGATCGCGGCCACCATGTTCGTCTCGGTCAACACGATCCGGACGCACGTGCGCAGCATCCTGCGCAAGCTCGGGGTGTCGCGCCGCAACGCGGCCGTCCGGCGGGCCCGCGAGCTCGACCTGCTGCGCCCCTGA
- a CDS encoding DUF6325 family protein, with protein sequence MSTETPEIGPVDYLVVEFPGNRMKGEALARLVDLVDAGTIRVLDLVFVRRELDGSTVMVEVADLDGDGELDLAVFEGASSGLIGDDDVDAAAAVIDPGSSAGILVYENTWAAPLVSAVRRAGGVLVAGGRIPVEDVLATLDDLEAAETSV encoded by the coding sequence GTGAGCACCGAGACACCCGAGATCGGTCCCGTCGACTACCTGGTGGTGGAGTTCCCGGGGAACCGCATGAAGGGCGAGGCCCTGGCGAGGCTCGTCGACCTGGTCGACGCGGGCACCATCCGGGTCCTGGACCTGGTGTTCGTGCGCCGCGAGCTGGACGGGTCCACCGTCATGGTCGAGGTCGCCGACCTGGACGGCGACGGCGAGCTCGACCTCGCCGTCTTCGAGGGCGCCTCCTCCGGCCTGATCGGTGACGACGACGTGGACGCCGCGGCCGCCGTGATCGACCCGGGCAGCTCGGCCGGCATCCTCGTCTACGAGAACACCTGGGCCGCACCCCTGGTCTCCGCCGTCCGGCGGGCCGGAGGCGTCCTGGTGGCCGGAGGCCGGATCCCGGTCGAGGACGTCCTCGCCACCCTCGACGACCTGGAGGCCGCCGAGACGTCCGTGTGA
- a CDS encoding DUF7144 family membrane protein produces the protein MTQHAVGRTDVGSAVKSKSTARGVSMWVGWIAFAGTLMVMLGAFHIIQGVVALVDDTYFLVTRSGLVVTADFTTWGWVHLITGVVVLVAGVFVFAGQIWARTVGVIVALVSAVFNLGFLAAYPLWSLIMIALDVMVILALTVHGSDVKAED, from the coding sequence ATGACGCAGCACGCAGTAGGGCGCACCGACGTGGGCTCCGCGGTGAAGTCGAAGTCGACGGCCCGAGGCGTCTCGATGTGGGTGGGGTGGATCGCCTTCGCCGGGACGCTCATGGTCATGCTGGGCGCGTTCCACATCATCCAGGGTGTGGTCGCGCTCGTGGACGACACGTACTTCCTCGTCACGAGGAGCGGTCTGGTGGTCACGGCCGACTTCACGACGTGGGGATGGGTGCACCTGATCACCGGCGTGGTGGTCCTGGTGGCCGGCGTCTTCGTGTTCGCCGGCCAGATCTGGGCGCGCACCGTCGGGGTGATCGTCGCCCTGGTCAGCGCCGTCTTCAACCTGGGCTTCCTCGCCGCCTACCCGCTGTGGTCGCTGATCATGATCGCGCTGGACGTGATGGTGATCCTGGCCCTGACGGTGCACGGCTCGGACGTCAAGGCCGAGGACTGA
- a CDS encoding phage holin family protein gives MKTGRFAKGSAQQQSSVALGRESLDAPWTVRALALLARIAVTSLAVVVCDWVLPGFQTDSPEGPITFAVLLGVVSLVMQPLMVGGAVLLGWAGVLLLAFVGQAAVVLVTAQLLPSVEVDGFVTALLVAVVVGLVGSVASWFSTAGTSQALVGRLVASARRRPAVVADPEVDGVVFVQLDGVPFPVLQMAITAGTVPTLTRWVRAGSHTLGEWTPKLPATTPASQMGILHGVIDGIPAFRWYDRAEDRVMVANKPRDAALIEESLTTGHGLLADGGASISNLFTGDAPVSALTMSRRAGADDTTRRAVAHFVLHPTGLTRAVSRSVSELARDRFQTRRAIHRDVRPRCERTWTTALLRCVTNGVLRDVNTVLVAQHMLGGTRSIYVDYVDYDEIAHHAGMLRPESLEALEAVDGVLHQLEMVARVAPRRYHFVVLSDHGQSQGATFSDRYDEELGALVARLASATVSSSESDIEGWGRTRALVDDLGAGSGMSARAMRNVSEAMDRDSRHQDAAPAGTPAVVPAPGLADRTFHVFGSGNLGLVYVRGEERQLTRQQLDERFPALVAGLAAHPGIAFAVVTDELEGPVALGSGGSRRLRDGLVRGTDPLLPFGERANDFVLRVATRPEAPDIYVNSLLEPGTEEVAAFEGLVGCHGGLGGWQERACLVVPAHLPWPDAPLVGADALHVALRDVLVHLGHRRQLSEADRGPGEPAPQAPVGTSG, from the coding sequence ATGAAGACCGGCCGGTTCGCGAAGGGGTCCGCCCAGCAGCAGTCGTCGGTCGCGCTGGGCCGGGAGTCGCTCGACGCCCCGTGGACGGTGCGGGCGCTCGCGCTGCTCGCCCGGATCGCGGTCACCTCCCTCGCCGTGGTGGTGTGCGACTGGGTGCTCCCCGGCTTCCAGACCGACTCGCCCGAGGGTCCGATCACCTTTGCGGTGCTGCTCGGCGTCGTCTCCCTGGTGATGCAGCCCCTGATGGTGGGCGGGGCCGTCCTGCTGGGGTGGGCCGGCGTGCTCCTGCTGGCCTTCGTCGGTCAGGCCGCCGTGGTGCTCGTGACCGCGCAGCTGCTGCCGAGCGTCGAGGTCGACGGCTTCGTGACCGCGCTGCTCGTGGCGGTCGTCGTGGGCCTGGTGGGCTCGGTGGCCAGCTGGTTCAGCACGGCCGGTACGTCGCAGGCGCTCGTCGGGCGGCTGGTGGCGTCGGCCCGGCGAAGGCCCGCGGTCGTGGCGGATCCCGAGGTCGACGGCGTGGTCTTCGTGCAGCTGGACGGGGTGCCGTTCCCGGTGCTCCAGATGGCGATCACCGCCGGCACGGTCCCCACGCTCACGCGGTGGGTGCGCGCCGGCAGCCACACGCTCGGCGAGTGGACCCCGAAGCTGCCGGCCACCACCCCGGCCAGCCAGATGGGCATCCTGCACGGGGTGATCGACGGGATCCCGGCGTTCCGGTGGTACGACCGGGCCGAGGACCGGGTGATGGTGGCCAACAAGCCCCGGGACGCCGCGCTCATCGAGGAGTCGCTGACGACCGGTCACGGCCTGCTCGCCGACGGCGGCGCCAGCATCAGCAACCTCTTCACCGGCGACGCCCCGGTGTCGGCGCTGACGATGAGCCGTCGTGCCGGCGCGGACGACACGACCCGTCGCGCGGTCGCGCACTTCGTGCTGCACCCCACCGGTCTGACCCGGGCCGTGTCCCGGTCTGTCTCGGAGCTCGCGCGCGACCGGTTCCAGACCCGTCGGGCGATCCACCGCGACGTACGACCGCGGTGCGAACGCACCTGGACGACGGCGCTGCTGCGGTGCGTCACCAACGGCGTGCTACGCGACGTCAACACGGTCCTGGTGGCCCAGCACATGCTGGGCGGGACGCGCTCGATCTACGTCGACTACGTGGACTACGACGAGATCGCGCACCACGCGGGGATGCTGCGGCCGGAGAGCCTCGAGGCGCTGGAGGCCGTCGACGGGGTGCTGCACCAGCTCGAGATGGTCGCCCGGGTGGCACCTCGGCGCTACCACTTCGTCGTGCTGTCCGACCACGGCCAGTCGCAGGGCGCCACGTTCTCCGACCGGTACGACGAGGAGCTCGGCGCCCTGGTGGCACGGCTCGCCAGCGCCACGGTCTCCTCCTCCGAGAGCGACATCGAGGGCTGGGGCCGGACCCGGGCCCTCGTCGACGACCTCGGCGCCGGCTCGGGCATGAGCGCGCGCGCCATGCGCAACGTCTCCGAGGCGATGGACCGGGACAGCCGGCACCAGGACGCCGCCCCGGCGGGCACGCCGGCTGTCGTCCCGGCGCCGGGCCTCGCGGACCGAACCTTCCACGTCTTCGGCTCCGGCAACCTGGGCCTGGTCTACGTGCGGGGCGAGGAGCGGCAGCTGACCCGGCAGCAGCTCGACGAACGGTTCCCCGCGCTGGTCGCCGGGCTGGCCGCCCACCCCGGCATCGCGTTCGCCGTCGTCACCGACGAGCTCGAGGGTCCGGTGGCGCTCGGGTCCGGCGGGTCCCGCCGGCTGCGGGACGGCCTGGTCCGCGGGACCGATCCGCTGCTGCCGTTCGGCGAGCGGGCCAACGACTTCGTGCTGCGCGTCGCCACGCGGCCCGAGGCACCCGACATCTACGTCAACAGCCTGCTGGAGCCCGGCACCGAGGAGGTGGCCGCCTTCGAGGGCCTCGTCGGCTGCCACGGCGGTCTCGGCGGCTGGCAGGAGCGTGCGTGCCTGGTGGTGCCGGCGCACCTGCCCTGGCCGGACGCACCGCTCGTGGGCGCCGATGCCCTGCACGTCGCGCTGCGGGACGTCCTGGTCCACCTGGGGCACCGGCGGCAGCTCTCCGAGGCGGACCGGGGACCCGGCGAGCCGGCTCCCCAGGCCCCGGTCGGGACGTCCGGATAG
- a CDS encoding MFS transporter, with product MTGSPTSTSVPTASTGAVLFTLSMGQFVMALDSSVMNVSIATVASDLDTSVTGIQSAITLYTLVMASLMITGGKVGQLIGRKRAFATGCLIYGAGSATTAVAPNLTVLLVGWSVLEGVGAALIMPAIVALVASNFERAERPRAYGLVAASGAIAVALGPLIGGVLTTYASWRWVFAGEVLIVAGIVLLARRMADVPADRGAKLDVVGTVLSASGLGLVVFGILRAGTWGLVRPKADAPVWLGLSPVVWLVLAGGLILLAFFEWEGRQHEAGRPVLIDPGLLDSRALRAGLSSFFFQYLLQSGLFFVVPLFLSVALGLTAVETGVRILPLSIALLVTAVGVPKVMPHASPRRVVRTGFVLLFVGTVTLLAALDVGVGPEVVTLPLLLAGLGIGALASQLGSVTVSSVPDDKSAEVGGLQNSVSFLGSSIGTAVTGALLISALSSSFLSGIESNPAVPDQVVAQANVQLGGGVPFISDAQLTEALAATDLDQATTDAIVSENESSRLAGLRAALASLAVLALLALLASRNLPTRQPGEDADPRAREAGAT from the coding sequence ATGACCGGAAGCCCGACCAGCACCTCGGTCCCGACCGCGTCCACCGGTGCCGTCCTGTTCACGCTGTCGATGGGCCAGTTCGTGATGGCCCTCGACAGCTCGGTGATGAACGTGTCGATCGCCACCGTCGCGAGCGACCTCGACACCAGCGTGACCGGCATCCAGTCGGCGATCACGCTCTACACCCTGGTGATGGCCTCGCTGATGATCACCGGCGGCAAGGTCGGTCAGCTGATCGGCCGCAAGCGCGCCTTCGCGACCGGCTGCCTGATCTACGGCGCCGGCTCCGCGACCACGGCCGTCGCCCCCAACCTCACGGTCCTGCTGGTGGGCTGGTCGGTCCTCGAGGGCGTGGGCGCGGCGCTGATCATGCCGGCGATCGTGGCTCTCGTGGCGTCGAACTTCGAGCGCGCGGAACGTCCCCGGGCCTATGGCCTGGTGGCCGCGTCGGGCGCGATCGCGGTCGCCCTCGGGCCGCTGATCGGGGGAGTGCTGACGACGTACGCCTCCTGGCGGTGGGTGTTCGCCGGCGAGGTGCTGATCGTCGCGGGGATCGTGCTGCTGGCCCGGCGGATGGCCGACGTGCCCGCCGACCGCGGTGCGAAGCTGGACGTCGTCGGCACGGTGCTCTCGGCGAGCGGCCTGGGCCTCGTGGTCTTCGGCATCCTCCGCGCCGGCACCTGGGGGCTGGTCCGACCCAAGGCCGACGCGCCGGTGTGGCTGGGTCTCTCGCCGGTGGTCTGGCTGGTCCTCGCCGGCGGGCTCATCCTGCTCGCCTTCTTCGAGTGGGAGGGGCGCCAGCACGAGGCCGGCCGGCCGGTGCTCATCGATCCCGGGCTGCTGGACAGCCGCGCGCTCCGGGCCGGCCTGTCGTCGTTCTTCTTCCAGTACCTGCTGCAGTCGGGGCTCTTCTTCGTGGTCCCGCTGTTCCTCTCGGTGGCACTGGGACTGACCGCCGTCGAGACCGGGGTGCGGATCCTCCCGCTGTCGATCGCCCTGCTCGTGACGGCGGTGGGGGTGCCCAAGGTGATGCCGCACGCGTCCCCGCGCCGGGTGGTGCGCACCGGCTTCGTCCTGCTGTTCGTCGGCACGGTCACGCTGCTGGCCGCCCTCGACGTCGGGGTCGGTCCCGAGGTGGTCACCCTGCCCCTGCTCCTGGCCGGGCTGGGGATCGGCGCCCTCGCGTCCCAGCTGGGCAGCGTGACGGTGTCCTCCGTGCCGGACGACAAGAGCGCCGAGGTGGGTGGTCTGCAGAACAGCGTCTCGTTCCTGGGGTCGTCGATCGGGACCGCGGTCACCGGCGCGCTGCTCATCTCCGCCCTCAGCAGCTCCTTCCTCTCCGGCATCGAGTCCAACCCCGCCGTGCCCGACCAGGTCGTCGCCCAGGCCAACGTCCAGCTGGGCGGCGGGGTGCCGTTCATCTCCGACGCCCAGCTGACCGAGGCGCTCGCCGCGACCGACCTGGACCAGGCGACCACCGACGCGATCGTCTCGGAGAACGAGAGCTCGCGGCTGGCCGGGCTGCGTGCGGCCCTGGCGTCGCTGGCCGTGCTGGCGCTTCTCGCGCTGCTGGCGAGCCGCAACCTCCCCACCCGCCAGCCGGGCGAGGACGCGGACCCCCGTGCCCGCGAGGCGGGAGCGACCTGA
- a CDS encoding phospholipase D-like domain-containing protein has translation MTGQVIPSGPGFSTENNLRAFTTLIYSAQRRVSLTSPYFVPDESLLYAVTTAAQRGVSVELFVSEEGDQFMVYHAQCSYYRTLLEAGVRIYLYPAPYVLHAKHFTIDDEVAVLGSSNMDMRSFALNYEVSLMLLGADIVARMRKVEDGYRARSRELTLEEWGRRPAGARYVDNVMRLTAALQ, from the coding sequence GTGACCGGACAGGTGATCCCGAGCGGGCCCGGCTTCTCCACGGAGAACAACCTGCGCGCGTTCACGACGCTGATCTACTCCGCGCAGCGGCGGGTCTCGCTGACCAGCCCCTACTTCGTCCCGGACGAGTCGCTGCTGTACGCCGTGACCACAGCCGCCCAGCGAGGCGTGTCGGTCGAGCTGTTCGTCAGCGAGGAGGGCGACCAGTTCATGGTCTACCACGCCCAGTGCTCCTACTACCGGACGCTGCTCGAGGCCGGCGTGCGGATCTACCTCTACCCGGCGCCGTACGTCCTGCACGCCAAGCACTTCACCATCGACGACGAGGTCGCGGTGCTCGGCTCGAGCAACATGGACATGCGGTCGTTCGCGCTCAACTACGAGGTGTCGCTGATGCTGCTCGGCGCGGACATCGTGGCCCGGATGCGCAAGGTGGAGGACGGCTACCGGGCCCGCTCCCGCGAGCTCACCCTCGAGGAGTGGGGACGGCGCCCGGCCGGCGCCCGGTACGTCGACAACGTCATGCGGCTCACGGCCGCACTCCAGTAG